The following proteins are encoded in a genomic region of Kosakonia oryzae:
- the yjdN gene encoding VOC family metalloprotein YjdN, with product MPLSPYISFSGQCNDAIQFYQQALQAELLYKITFGEMPNPPETNDDGCAAGYAFAESDIAHASLHIAGSEIMMSDGKQGAAAYAGFTLSLATQDIAQGKAWFDALAAEGHITMPWQETFWAQGFGMVTDKFGIPWMVNVAKPQQA from the coding sequence ATGCCGCTCAGTCCCTACATCTCTTTTTCAGGCCAGTGCAACGACGCCATTCAGTTCTACCAGCAGGCTTTGCAGGCCGAATTACTCTATAAAATCACCTTCGGCGAAATGCCCAATCCCCCGGAAACGAATGATGATGGCTGTGCCGCCGGGTACGCGTTTGCCGAAAGCGATATTGCTCACGCCAGCCTGCACATCGCCGGTAGTGAGATCATGATGAGCGACGGCAAACAAGGCGCTGCAGCGTACGCCGGTTTTACCTTAAGCCTCGCCACCCAGGATATCGCACAGGGCAAAGCCTGGTTTGACGCTCTTGCCGCCGAAGGCCATATCACGATGCCCTGGCAGGAAACCTTCTGGGCGCAGGGTTTTGGCATGGTGACGGATAAATTCGGCATCCCGTGGATGGTCAACGTCGCCAAACCGCAGCAAGCCTGA
- the phnF gene encoding phosphonate metabolism transcriptional regulator PhnF, protein MHLSRHPTSYPTRYQEIAARLEQELRNNYRCGDWLPAEQQLAARFEVNRHTLRRAIDQLVEKGWVQRRQGIGVLVLMRPFDYPLNAQARFSQNLLDQGSHPTSERLLAVLRPASEHIADALGISEGDNVVHLRTRRRVNGVALCLIDHYFADLTLWPLLQQFDHGSLHDFLRERAGISLKRTQTRISARRAQVKESRWLEIPNMAPLLCVRTLNHREGDVNATEYSVSLTRADMIEFTMEH, encoded by the coding sequence ATGCACTTGTCCAGACATCCGACCAGCTATCCCACACGCTATCAGGAGATTGCCGCAAGGCTGGAGCAGGAGTTGCGAAATAACTATCGCTGCGGCGACTGGCTGCCAGCGGAACAGCAACTGGCCGCACGCTTTGAGGTGAATCGCCACACTTTACGCCGCGCTATCGATCAACTGGTGGAGAAAGGCTGGGTGCAGCGCCGCCAGGGCATCGGCGTGCTGGTGCTGATGCGACCGTTTGATTACCCACTCAATGCCCAGGCGCGCTTTAGCCAGAACCTGCTCGATCAGGGCAGCCATCCCACCAGCGAACGCCTGCTGGCGGTACTGCGCCCGGCCTCCGAGCATATCGCCGATGCGTTAGGCATCAGCGAAGGCGACAACGTGGTGCATTTACGTACCCGCCGCCGGGTGAATGGCGTCGCCCTCTGTCTTATTGATCACTACTTCGCCGATCTCACGCTGTGGCCGCTGCTGCAACAGTTCGACCACGGTTCGCTGCATGACTTTTTGCGTGAACGCGCGGGGATCAGCCTGAAACGCACCCAGACGCGCATCAGCGCACGTCGTGCGCAGGTGAAAGAGAGCCGCTGGCTGGAGATTCCCAATATGGCACCTCTGCTCTGCGTGCGCACCCTTAACCATCGCGAAGGCGACGTCAACGCGACGGAGTACTCCGTCAGCCTGACCCGCGCCGACATGATCGAATTCACCATGGAGCACTGA
- the phnG gene encoding phosphonate C-P lyase system protein PhnG, with amino-acid sequence MHFDTPTRQRWMAALAQSTPEMLRARMRTLGLAPDYEHVREPQTGLVQVQARMGGTGDRFFPGDTTLTRAVVRLSSGQIGFSWVLGRDKGHAERCAVCDALLQEPTHFQTLMETLITPLEADRAARIAARLAEVNASRVDFFTLVRGDNA; translated from the coding sequence ATGCACTTTGATACCCCTACTCGTCAACGCTGGATGGCAGCGCTTGCCCAGTCCACCCCGGAGATGCTGCGGGCGCGGATGCGTACGCTGGGCCTGGCGCCCGACTATGAGCATGTCCGCGAGCCACAAACCGGGCTGGTACAGGTGCAGGCGCGCATGGGCGGTACCGGCGATCGCTTCTTCCCCGGCGACACCACGCTGACCCGCGCCGTTGTGCGTCTGAGCAGCGGCCAGATCGGCTTTAGCTGGGTGCTCGGACGCGACAAAGGCCATGCCGAACGCTGCGCTGTGTGCGACGCGTTATTGCAGGAGCCAACCCATTTCCAGACGTTGATGGAAACCCTCATTACCCCGCTGGAAGCGGACCGCGCCGCGCGCATTGCAGCGCGTCTGGCCGAAGTCAACGCCAGCCGGGTCGACTTTTTCACCCTGGTTCGCGGAGATAACGCATGA
- the phnH gene encoding phosphonate C-P lyase system protein PhnH, translating into MTLQPAFASAVHDAQHCFRRLLKAMSEPGVIVSLPHLKHGWPPLNPASTSVLLTLADNDTPIWLSAVVDNDLVRQNLRFHTNAPLVDQPQQSLFAVADHTLSAEQLSALPCGTDISPETSATLILQLPSLSGGRMLRLTGPGILEERMIAPLLPECITDEFTDRPHSFPTGIDVILTCGERALAIPRTTQVEVF; encoded by the coding sequence ATGACCTTACAACCCGCTTTCGCATCGGCGGTTCACGATGCTCAACACTGTTTTCGCCGTCTGTTAAAAGCCATGAGCGAGCCGGGCGTCATCGTCTCGTTGCCGCATCTGAAACACGGCTGGCCGCCCCTTAACCCGGCATCCACCAGCGTATTACTGACGCTGGCCGATAACGACACGCCGATCTGGCTCTCTGCTGTCGTTGACAACGACCTGGTACGCCAGAACCTGCGTTTTCACACTAATGCGCCGCTGGTTGACCAGCCGCAGCAGTCGCTGTTTGCCGTCGCCGATCACACCCTGAGCGCCGAACAGCTCAGCGCCCTGCCCTGCGGCACGGATATCAGCCCGGAAACCAGCGCCACCTTGATTTTACAACTGCCGTCACTGAGCGGTGGTCGCATGCTGCGCCTGACCGGCCCCGGCATTCTGGAGGAGCGCATGATTGCGCCGCTGCTGCCGGAGTGCATCACCGACGAATTTACTGACCGTCCGCATTCGTTCCCCACAGGCATCGATGTGATCCTGACCTGCGGCGAACGCGCGCTGGCGATACCACGAACCACACAGGTGGAGGTGTTCTGA
- a CDS encoding carbon-phosphorus lyase complex subunit PhnI — MYVAVKGGEKAIAAAHALQEHKRRGDSELAELSVAQIAEQMHLAVDRVMTEGGIADRELAALALKQASGDNVEAIFLLRAYRTTLPRLAVSEPIDSAKMRLERRISAVYKDIPGGQLLGPTYDYTHRLLDFALLAEGETASLPKREVQPETTPHVFSLLEQEGLAKAEQESGAVPDDITRQPPVYPCSRSARLQQLARGDEGYLLALAYSTQRGYGRNHPFAGEIRSGYIDVEIVPEELGFAVNVGELLITECEMVNGFIAPQEEAPHFTRGYGLVFGMGERKAMAMALMDRALQAADYGEMVKSPAQDEEFVLAHADNVEAAGFVSHLKLPHYVDFQAELDLLRQLQQESSRG, encoded by the coding sequence ATGTACGTTGCTGTCAAGGGGGGCGAAAAGGCAATAGCCGCAGCCCACGCGCTACAAGAACATAAGCGTCGCGGCGACAGCGAGCTTGCGGAGCTGAGCGTTGCACAAATTGCTGAACAGATGCATCTGGCCGTCGATCGCGTGATGACCGAAGGCGGTATTGCCGATCGGGAACTGGCGGCGCTGGCGCTGAAACAGGCAAGCGGCGATAACGTCGAAGCCATCTTTCTGCTGCGCGCCTACCGCACAACGCTGCCGCGCCTGGCCGTCAGCGAACCCATTGACAGCGCGAAGATGCGTTTAGAGCGCCGCATTTCGGCGGTGTACAAAGACATTCCCGGCGGCCAGTTGCTTGGCCCGACTTACGATTACACCCACCGTTTACTCGATTTTGCGCTGCTGGCTGAGGGCGAAACGGCCTCATTGCCGAAACGCGAAGTACAGCCGGAAACCACGCCGCACGTCTTTTCTCTTCTGGAACAAGAGGGGCTGGCGAAAGCCGAACAGGAGAGCGGCGCCGTGCCGGACGATATCACCCGCCAGCCGCCGGTTTACCCCTGCTCCCGCTCTGCGCGTCTGCAACAACTGGCGCGCGGCGACGAAGGTTATCTGCTGGCGTTGGCCTACTCCACCCAGCGCGGTTACGGACGCAATCATCCCTTCGCCGGGGAGATCCGCAGCGGTTATATCGACGTGGAAATTGTGCCCGAAGAGCTGGGTTTTGCAGTGAACGTCGGCGAATTGCTGATCACCGAATGTGAAATGGTCAACGGCTTTATCGCCCCGCAAGAGGAGGCGCCGCACTTTACCCGTGGCTACGGGCTGGTGTTCGGCATGGGCGAACGCAAAGCGATGGCGATGGCGCTGATGGATCGCGCCCTGCAAGCCGCCGACTACGGCGAAATGGTTAAAAGCCCGGCGCAGGATGAAGAGTTTGTGCTGGCGCATGCTGATAACGTCGAGGCGGCGGGTTTTGTCTCGCACCTCAAACTTCCCCACTACGTCGATTTCCAGGCCGAACTGGACTTGCTCAGACAGCTACAACAGGAGAGCTCCCGTGGCTAA
- a CDS encoding alpha-D-ribose 1-methylphosphonate 5-phosphate C-P-lyase PhnJ, with protein MANALTGYNFAFLDEQTKRMIRRALLKAVAIPGYQVPFGGREMPMPYGWGTGGIQLTASVIGEDDVLKVIDQGADDTTNAVSIRQFFTRVTGVETTERTADATLIQTRHRIPETPLVEDQILIYQVPIPEPLRFIEPRETETRTMHALEEYGVMQVKLYEDIARFGNFTTRYAWPVKVNGRYVMDPSPIPAFDNPKMHFMPALQLFGAGREKRIYAVPPYTQVESLDFEDYPFAPQKWDQPCAICGSTHSYLDEVVLDDTGTRMFVCSDTDYCRQQSEALRK; from the coding sequence GTGGCTAACGCGCTGACCGGTTACAACTTTGCCTTTCTTGATGAGCAAACCAAACGCATGATCCGCCGGGCGCTGCTGAAAGCGGTTGCCATTCCCGGTTACCAGGTGCCGTTTGGCGGGCGCGAAATGCCGATGCCCTACGGCTGGGGTACCGGCGGTATTCAGTTAACCGCCAGCGTCATTGGCGAAGACGATGTGCTGAAAGTGATCGATCAGGGCGCGGATGACACCACCAACGCCGTCTCGATCCGCCAGTTCTTCACCCGCGTGACCGGCGTGGAAACCACCGAACGCACTGCCGACGCGACGCTGATTCAGACTCGCCACCGCATTCCTGAAACGCCGCTGGTTGAAGATCAGATCCTGATCTACCAGGTGCCGATCCCGGAGCCGCTGCGCTTTATCGAACCGCGCGAAACCGAAACCCGTACCATGCACGCGCTGGAAGAGTACGGCGTGATGCAGGTGAAGCTGTATGAAGACATTGCGCGCTTCGGCAACTTCACCACCCGCTACGCCTGGCCGGTGAAAGTGAATGGCCGCTACGTGATGGACCCGTCGCCAATCCCGGCGTTTGATAACCCGAAAATGCACTTCATGCCCGCGCTGCAACTGTTCGGCGCCGGGCGTGAAAAACGCATTTACGCCGTTCCGCCGTATACCCAGGTCGAGAGTCTCGACTTTGAGGATTACCCCTTTGCGCCGCAAAAGTGGGATCAGCCATGCGCCATTTGCGGTTCCACCCACAGTTATCTGGATGAAGTGGTGCTGGATGATACCGGCACGCGCATGTTCGTCTGCTCCGATACCGACTACTGCCGCCAACAGAGCGAGGCTTTACGCAAATGA
- the phnK gene encoding phosphonate C-P lyase system protein PhnK, whose translation MTQPLLSVNQLSHLYAPGKGFQDVSFDLWPGEVLGIVGESGSGKTTLLNAISARLAPQQGQVIYNDRDLYAISEAERRRLLRTEWGVVHQHPLDGLRRQVSAGGNIGERLMATGARHYGDIRACAQQWLTDVEIPPSRIDDLPTTFSGGMQQRLQIARNLVTQPKLVFMDEPTGGLDVSVQARLLDLLRSLVVEMNLAVVMVTHDLGVARLLANRLLVMKQGQVVESGLTDRVLDDPHHPYTQLLVSSVLQN comes from the coding sequence ATGACCCAACCGCTGCTTTCGGTGAATCAACTCTCCCATCTCTACGCGCCAGGCAAAGGGTTTCAGGACGTCTCGTTCGATCTGTGGCCGGGTGAAGTGCTGGGCATTGTCGGCGAATCCGGCTCCGGTAAAACCACCCTGCTGAATGCCATTTCAGCACGGCTGGCGCCACAGCAGGGGCAGGTTATCTATAACGACCGCGATCTGTACGCCATCAGCGAAGCCGAGCGCCGCCGTCTGCTGCGAACCGAATGGGGCGTGGTACACCAGCATCCGCTGGATGGCCTGCGCCGCCAGGTCTCCGCCGGGGGCAATATCGGCGAACGGCTGATGGCGACTGGCGCGCGGCATTACGGTGATATCCGCGCCTGTGCGCAACAGTGGCTGACGGATGTCGAGATCCCACCGTCACGCATTGACGATTTGCCCACCACCTTTTCCGGCGGGATGCAGCAGCGACTGCAAATCGCCCGCAATCTCGTGACGCAGCCAAAACTGGTGTTTATGGATGAACCCACCGGCGGGCTGGATGTGTCGGTACAGGCACGTTTGCTGGATCTGCTGCGCAGCCTGGTGGTGGAGATGAACCTTGCCGTGGTGATGGTGACCCATGATTTGGGCGTCGCGCGCCTGCTGGCAAATCGTCTGCTGGTCATGAAACAGGGTCAGGTGGTGGAAAGTGGGTTAACCGATCGCGTGCTCGACGATCCGCATCACCCCTATACCCAGTTGCTGGTTTCCTCGGTATTGCAAAATTAA
- the phnL gene encoding phosphonate C-P lyase system protein PhnL, translating into MSVLRVENVSKTFVLHHQNGVRLPVLRDTSLEVNAGECVVLHGHSGSGKSTLLRSLYANYLPDAGHIHVKHGDEWVDLVQAPARKVLDVRRHTIGWVSQFLRVIPRVSALDVVMQPLLELGLPRDVCIGKASQLLTRLNVPERLWHLAPATFSGGEQQRVNIARGFIVDYPILLLDEPTASLDAKNSAAVVELIAQAKARGAAIVGIFHDEAVRESVADCLFPMGISA; encoded by the coding sequence ATGTCTGTTTTGCGTGTGGAAAATGTCAGCAAAACCTTTGTCCTGCACCATCAGAACGGCGTGCGACTGCCGGTGCTGCGCGACACCTCGCTGGAGGTGAACGCCGGGGAATGCGTGGTGCTGCACGGCCACTCCGGCAGTGGAAAATCGACGCTGCTGCGATCGCTGTATGCCAACTATTTGCCGGACGCCGGGCATATTCATGTCAAACATGGCGATGAATGGGTCGATTTGGTACAGGCTCCGGCGCGAAAAGTACTGGACGTGCGTCGTCATACTATCGGCTGGGTCAGCCAGTTTTTACGCGTCATTCCACGCGTCAGCGCACTCGACGTGGTGATGCAGCCGCTGCTGGAGCTGGGGCTTCCCCGCGATGTCTGCATCGGTAAAGCCAGCCAGTTGCTGACGCGGTTAAATGTGCCGGAACGCTTGTGGCACCTTGCACCGGCAACGTTCTCCGGCGGCGAGCAGCAGCGCGTCAACATAGCCCGCGGCTTTATTGTTGACTACCCGATTCTACTGCTTGATGAACCGACCGCCTCGCTGGATGCGAAAAACAGCGCCGCCGTCGTTGAACTGATCGCGCAGGCCAAAGCGCGCGGCGCAGCGATTGTCGGCATCTTCCATGACGAGGCCGTGCGCGAAAGCGTCGCCGACTGTCTGTTTCCGATGGGAATCTCCGCATGA
- the phnM gene encoding alpha-D-ribose 1-methylphosphonate 5-triphosphate diphosphatase, with translation MIINNVKLILEDEVVDGSLEVRDGVIRAFAETQSRQPGAHDGDGGWLLPGLIELHTDNLDKFFTPRPKVDWPAHSAMSSHDALMVANGITTVLDAVAIGDVRDGGDRLENLEKMINAVEDSQKRGLNRAEHRLHLRCELPHHTTLPLFEKLVGREPVTLVSLMDHSPGQRQYASYEKYRDYYQGKYHLTNEQMDAFEQEQLALAAEWSQPNRMAIAALCRARNLPLASHDDATREHVVESHQLGSVIAEFPTTFAAAEASREHGLSVLMGAPNIVRGGSHSGNVAAHKLAQLGMLDILSSDYYPASLLDAAFRVAADEQNDFTLPRAIHLVTKNPAQALKLDDRGTLGEGKRADLVLVHNKGDHVRVDHVWREGKRVF, from the coding sequence ATGATTATCAATAATGTCAAACTGATCCTTGAAGACGAAGTGGTCGACGGTTCACTGGAAGTGCGCGACGGCGTGATCCGCGCCTTCGCCGAAACCCAAAGCCGCCAGCCAGGCGCTCATGATGGCGACGGCGGCTGGTTGCTGCCGGGGCTTATCGAACTGCATACGGACAACCTCGACAAATTCTTCACCCCGCGCCCCAAAGTGGACTGGCCCGCCCACTCCGCAATGAGCAGCCACGACGCGCTGATGGTCGCCAACGGCATCACTACGGTGCTGGATGCGGTCGCCATTGGCGATGTGCGCGACGGCGGCGATCGGCTGGAAAATCTGGAGAAGATGATCAACGCGGTGGAAGATTCGCAAAAACGCGGGCTGAACCGCGCGGAACATCGCCTGCATTTACGCTGCGAATTGCCGCACCACACCACGCTGCCGCTGTTTGAAAAGCTGGTCGGCCGCGAGCCGGTGACGCTGGTATCGCTGATGGATCACTCGCCAGGCCAGCGCCAGTACGCCAGCTACGAAAAGTATCGCGATTACTATCAGGGCAAATATCACCTGACCAACGAACAAATGGATGCGTTTGAACAGGAGCAACTGGCGCTGGCCGCCGAGTGGTCGCAGCCTAACCGGATGGCAATTGCCGCGCTCTGCCGGGCGCGTAACCTGCCGCTGGCCAGCCACGATGACGCCACGCGCGAACATGTGGTGGAATCCCACCAGTTAGGCAGCGTGATCGCAGAATTCCCCACCACCTTTGCCGCTGCGGAAGCCTCGCGCGAGCACGGCCTGAGCGTACTGATGGGCGCGCCAAACATCGTGCGCGGCGGCTCGCACTCCGGCAATGTGGCGGCGCATAAACTGGCGCAGCTCGGCATGCTGGATATTCTCTCATCGGATTATTATCCCGCCAGCCTGCTGGACGCCGCCTTCCGCGTTGCGGCGGATGAGCAGAATGATTTCACCCTGCCGCGCGCTATTCACCTGGTAACGAAAAACCCGGCGCAGGCGCTCAAGCTTGACGATCGCGGAACGCTCGGCGAAGGAAAACGGGCCGATCTGGTGCTGGTGCACAATAAAGGCGACCATGTCCGCGTCGATCACGTCTGGCGCGAGGGGAAACGGGTGTTCTGA
- the phnN gene encoding ribose 1,5-bisphosphokinase produces MMGRLIWLMGPSGAGKDTLLAALRSREHPQLLVAHRYITRPAGSGSENHIELSEKEFFTRAEQHLFTLSWHANDLYYGIGVEVDLWLQAGFDVVVNGSRGHLPQAQTQYGEVLMPVYVQVSPEILRLRLEKRGRESSAEITARLERAARYSPGDCLTLNNDGSLLQSVEGLISLIRAQQGKSA; encoded by the coding sequence CTGATGGGCAGACTGATCTGGTTGATGGGGCCATCCGGCGCCGGAAAAGATACGCTGCTGGCCGCGCTGCGCAGCCGCGAGCATCCCCAGTTGCTGGTGGCGCACCGCTATATCACGCGCCCGGCAGGTTCCGGCAGCGAGAACCATATCGAGCTGAGCGAAAAGGAGTTTTTTACCCGCGCCGAGCAGCATCTGTTTACCCTGAGCTGGCACGCCAACGATCTCTACTACGGTATCGGCGTCGAGGTCGATCTCTGGTTGCAGGCGGGGTTTGATGTGGTGGTCAACGGCTCGCGCGGCCATCTGCCGCAGGCGCAGACGCAATACGGCGAGGTGCTGATGCCGGTGTATGTACAGGTATCGCCAGAGATTTTGCGCCTGCGCCTGGAAAAACGCGGCCGCGAAAGCAGCGCGGAAATTACCGCCCGGCTGGAACGCGCGGCCCGTTACTCGCCGGGAGACTGCCTGACGCTGAACAACGACGGGAGTCTGCTACAGTCAGTGGAAGGATTGATCTCGTTGATACGTGCACAACAAGGGAAAAGTGCGTAA
- the phnP gene encoding phosphonate metabolism protein PhnP, with amino-acid sequence MSLTLTLTGTGGAQLVPVFGCDCAACLRARQQSQYRRQPCSGMVQFNDTVTLLDAGLADLIERFPAGQFQQILLTHYHMDHVQGLFPLRWGLGAKIPVYGPPDEQGCDDLFKHPGLLDFSHTVEPFVVFDLQGLQVTPLPLNHSKLTFGYLLESAHSRVAWLSDTAGLPDKTLKFLLNNRPQVVIIDCSEPPCAETPKNHNDLRTVIALNEVIGCPRVVLTHIGHRFDVWLMNNTLPAGFEAGFDGMRIVLD; translated from the coding sequence ATGAGCCTGACTCTCACTCTGACCGGCACCGGCGGTGCACAACTGGTTCCGGTATTCGGTTGCGATTGCGCAGCCTGCTTACGCGCGCGCCAGCAGTCGCAATATCGCCGCCAGCCTTGCAGCGGCATGGTGCAGTTTAACGACACGGTGACGCTGCTGGATGCCGGGCTTGCCGATTTAATAGAGCGTTTCCCGGCGGGTCAGTTTCAGCAGATTCTGTTGACGCATTACCATATGGATCATGTGCAAGGGCTGTTTCCGCTGCGCTGGGGCTTAGGCGCGAAAATCCCGGTTTACGGCCCGCCGGATGAACAGGGCTGCGACGATCTGTTTAAACATCCCGGCCTGCTTGATTTTAGCCATACCGTTGAGCCGTTTGTGGTGTTCGATCTGCAAGGATTGCAGGTCACGCCGCTGCCGCTGAACCACTCGAAACTCACTTTTGGTTATCTGCTGGAATCGGCGCACAGCCGGGTTGCCTGGCTTTCGGATACTGCCGGTCTGCCGGATAAAACGCTTAAGTTTTTACTTAATAATCGCCCGCAGGTGGTGATCATCGATTGCAGTGAACCGCCCTGCGCAGAGACACCGAAAAATCATAACGATCTACGTACCGTTATTGCCCTGAATGAGGTGATTGGCTGCCCGCGCGTTGTGCTAACCCATATCGGGCACCGCTTTGATGTCTGGTTGATGAATAACACGCTGCCGGCGGGGTTTGAGGCGGGTTTTGATGGCATGCGGATTGTACTGGATTAG
- a CDS encoding low molecular weight protein tyrosine phosphatase family protein, translated as MNVLFICSRNQWRSPTAEQVFRRYPGVNARSAGTQRHARKTVSPAILSWADVICVMEEKHKNSILADFSRLVQHKPVYVLDIPDQYHFMDPQLITLLEDIVPERLGLRVPALAR; from the coding sequence ATGAATGTGCTTTTTATTTGTAGCCGCAACCAATGGCGCAGCCCAACCGCTGAGCAAGTGTTTCGTCGCTACCCCGGGGTAAATGCTCGCTCTGCTGGCACACAACGCCATGCGAGAAAAACCGTCTCGCCCGCCATTCTCTCCTGGGCAGACGTCATCTGCGTGATGGAAGAAAAACACAAAAACAGCATCCTTGCCGACTTTAGCCGCCTGGTGCAGCATAAACCTGTTTATGTGCTTGATATTCCGGATCAATACCATTTTATGGACCCGCAATTAATCACGCTGCTTGAGGATATCGTTCCGGAACGCCTGGGTTTGCGCGTCCCGGCGCTGGCGCGTTAG
- the yjdP gene encoding DDRRRQL repeat protein YjdP: protein MKRYATALLFGALSLSSQMAHADIIDDAIGNIQRAIGDAYSSDGSRDDESSRRSDEQYRNYDNRYRQLEDRRRQLDERQRQLDRERRQLDDEERRLEEDDDR from the coding sequence ATGAAACGTTACGCGACCGCGCTGTTATTCGGCGCTCTTTCACTCAGTAGTCAGATGGCGCACGCCGATATTATCGACGACGCTATTGGCAATATTCAGCGGGCAATCGGCGACGCGTACAGCTCTGACGGCAGTCGCGACGATGAAAGCAGCCGCCGCAGCGACGAGCAGTACCGGAATTATGACAACCGCTACCGGCAGCTTGAAGACAGGCGACGCCAGCTTGATGAACGCCAGCGTCAGCTCGATCGGGAGCGACGCCAGCTGGATGACGAAGAACGCAGGCTGGAAGAGGACGACGACCGCTAA
- the rpiB gene encoding bifunctional allose-6-phosphate isomerase/ribose-5-phosphate isomerase RpiB, whose product MKKIAFGCDHVGFILKADILAHLSAKGIEIIDKGTWSTTRTDYPRFASEVAQAVLNGEADGGILICGTGVGISIAANKFPGIRAVVCSEPYSAQLSRQHNDTNVLAFGSRVVGLELAKMIVDSWLGAEFEGGRHQLRVDAIAQIEKQPPSARN is encoded by the coding sequence ATGAAGAAGATTGCGTTCGGCTGCGATCATGTCGGGTTTATCCTGAAGGCGGATATCCTGGCGCATCTGTCAGCAAAAGGTATTGAAATCATTGATAAAGGCACATGGTCGACGACACGCACTGATTATCCCCGCTTCGCCAGCGAGGTAGCACAGGCGGTACTGAATGGCGAGGCAGACGGCGGTATTTTGATTTGCGGTACCGGTGTGGGCATTTCTATCGCCGCCAATAAATTCCCCGGTATCCGTGCGGTGGTATGTAGCGAACCTTACTCCGCACAGCTTTCGCGCCAGCATAACGACACCAATGTACTGGCGTTCGGTTCGCGCGTGGTCGGGCTTGAGCTGGCGAAAATGATTGTCGATAGCTGGCTGGGCGCAGAGTTTGAAGGCGGTCGCCATCAGCTACGCGTGGATGCGATTGCGCAAATTGAGAAGCAGCCACCTTCCGCCCGCAATTGA
- a CDS encoding MurR/RpiR family transcriptional regulator has protein sequence MSQTEFDHGLPNGIGLAPYLRMKQEGMTENESRIVDWLLTPGNISDASAIKDVAEMLTVSEAMIVKVSKLLGFSGFRNLRSALVEYFSHSQQVLPAELSFDEAPQDVVNKVFNITLRTIMEGQSIVNVDEIHRAARFFYQAKQRDLYGVGGSNAICADIEHKLLRIGVRCHAYQDAHIMMMSASLLKEGDVVLVVSHSGRTSDLKAAVELAKKNGAKIICITHSYHSPIAKMADFIICSPAPETPLLGRNASARILQLTLLDAFFVSVAQQNIELATQNMQKTGAIVDFFSPGALK, from the coding sequence ATGAGTCAGACAGAATTCGACCACGGTCTTCCCAACGGCATCGGCCTCGCCCCTTACCTGCGCATGAAGCAGGAAGGGATGACGGAGAACGAAAGCCGCATCGTGGATTGGCTATTAACACCGGGCAATATCAGCGATGCCTCCGCCATTAAAGATGTCGCGGAGATGCTGACGGTGTCGGAAGCCATGATCGTGAAAGTGTCGAAACTGCTGGGTTTTAGCGGTTTCCGCAATCTGCGCAGCGCACTGGTGGAGTACTTCTCTCACTCGCAGCAGGTGCTGCCCGCCGAGCTGTCGTTTGACGAAGCGCCGCAGGATGTGGTGAACAAAGTGTTCAATATTACGCTGCGCACCATTATGGAAGGCCAGTCGATCGTTAACGTGGATGAAATCCACCGCGCGGCGCGCTTCTTCTATCAGGCCAAACAGCGCGATCTCTACGGCGTTGGCGGCTCTAACGCCATCTGCGCCGATATTGAACACAAGCTGTTGCGCATCGGGGTTCGCTGCCACGCTTACCAGGACGCGCACATTATGATGATGTCCGCATCGCTGCTTAAAGAGGGCGATGTCGTACTGGTGGTATCGCATTCCGGACGCACCAGTGATTTAAAAGCGGCCGTTGAGCTGGCGAAAAAAAATGGGGCAAAAATTATTTGTATTACTCACAGCTACCATTCGCCGATTGCCAAAATGGCCGACTTTATTATTTGCTCGCCAGCACCAGAGACCCCTTTATTAGGGCGAAATGCCTCAGCACGAATATTACAATTAACATTACTTGATGCTTTTTTTGTTTCGGTTGCACAACAGAACATTGAACTGGCCACACAGAATATGCAAAAAACCGGTGCCATCGTTGATTTTTTCTCACCGGGCGCATTGAAGTAA